AAAATTTATCAATATTATTGATACGATTAAAATTAAAAATGATATAGAAAATTTAAAGAATAAACATGCAGATTTGATAATCATTTATTTCCATTTTGGGAATGAGTATTCTCGTACTGTTAGCAAATATCAAAGGAAAATTGTTGATCAATCAATTAAATACGGAGCAGATGTAATTTTGGCAAGCCATCCGCATGTTATTCAGCAGTTTGAAAAATTTAAAACAAATAAATCAAATTTGGATAGTGCAATTGTAACTTTTTCTTTGGGGAATTTTATTTCAAATCAGCGATGGCGATATTCTGATGGAGGAATAATTTTAAATTTCGATATTACCAAAAATATTTTTACAGATTCTGTTTATGTTTCAAATATTAATTTTTTACCAATTTGGATTTTTAAAGGAAAAATTAATGGCAAAAAAGAATATAGAATTCTTCCTTCACAAAATTTTAATGATTCAATAAATTATAATTTTTTAACTTCGGCAGATATTGATAGTATGAAAAGATCATATTTTGATAATTTAAAATTGTTCTTATCAAAAAATAATTTGCCCAAAATTGATGCACTGAAATTTAAAAATGAATAAAAAAACTTCACTTGTAAT
The nucleotide sequence above comes from Ignavibacteriota bacterium. Encoded proteins:
- a CDS encoding CapA family protein encodes the protein MKIKYIIFPSIILSIFYWLSNPSFIEHVTLKVEEKVDSTVTVSFSCVGDIMCHSTQYNSAKVGKDSFDFKPVFEFVNEYLTNKDILFGNLETVLAGNSKNYSGYPFFNTPNEFAEALKFAGFDFLFTANNHANDQGIDGIKRTIDELKKVNIVSLGTTIPEDSLESYNLFVRKGLKFGILSYTYGTNYKNSNKNPEKFINIIDTIKIKNDIENLKNKHADLIIIYFHFGNEYSRTVSKYQRKIVDQSIKYGADVILASHPHVIQQFEKFKTNKSNLDSAIVTFSLGNFISNQRWRYSDGGIILNFDITKNIFTDSVYVSNINFLPIWIFKGKINGKKEYRILPSQNFNDSINYNFLTSADIDSMKRSYFDNLKLFLSKNNLPKIDALKFKNE